The genome window GTCGCGCCATCCCGCGACGACCGGCGCGGCGGCCGTCGGATGCACGCCCATCTCGCAGGGGCGGCGCTGTGCGCTCCGGCGAAAAGCGGGCGCCGGCCGCGACATCTCGCACGGCGTCGGCGCGGGCGCGGCGCCACGCCCCGCGCGCCGGCGCCTGGCACCGGCCGTGCAACGGAGGCCTTCGGCGGGACGCCGTCGTGAGCGGCCCGCCGGAAGGAGACGCATCATGGGAGCGCTCAGGGCGACACTGATACTGGGGGGACTGCTGCTGACGGTCGGGGCGGGGCGCGCGGTGGCGGACTCGGAATGCATGCAGGACGCGAAGGCGCGGCGCGGTGAGTGCCGGGCGGCGTGCGAGGAGGACTTCACCATTGCGCGCGATCTCTGCCGCAACATCGATCCGGAGTGCGCGGCCGGCTGCCGCGCGGATCTCGAGAGCTGCCGGGCGCCGATCGTCTCGGCGCTCGAGCAGTGCGTGGACGCGTGCCGCGTGCGGCTGAACGCCGAGCGCGCGGCGTGCCCGCGCAAGGGCCGCGCGCGGGATTTCTGCGTCGACCGCGCGCAGATCCGGGCCTTTCTCTGTCGTGACGAATGCCGTGAGGATCTGCAGGTCCGCGCCGGATTGAAAGCCTGCCGTGAGCGGTTCCGGACGTGCATGGACGGCTGCGGCATCCCGACGGAGCCGAGCCCGGCGGCGACGGCGACGCCCGTCAAGACCGAGGCGCCCAAGGCGACCGAGGTTCCGCAGCCGACCGTGGTGCCGACCGAGCCACCGCCTCCGCCGACCGCGACCCGCACGGCGACGCCGAAGCCCGAGCCGACGCTGACCCCGATCGGTCCGCGCTGACGATCGAGGCGCCCGCCGGGGCGCCCACCGCCTTGCCGCCGGCCCTTCCGCTCGCGCCCGTCCACCTCTCCGCGGGCGGCGGGCGGGGCCGGCGGCCGCGGCGTGTTCCTCCCGCTTCACGGATGGGCTGCGAGGTCCTCCGCCGCAACGTCCGCCGGACCCACCACGCGGCAGTAGAAGAGCTCCGTATTGAGGATGCCAGCCTCAGGCACGTCGCCCCGCGCGTACTCGACGCGAAAGCCGAGCCGGTCGAGCGCCGCGTCGAGGTCGCACCCGTAGGTCCGATAGGCGAGCGCTGCGTTCGCCTCGTCGTTCGCGTCGCCGTGGTACTCGGGCTCCAGCACGAACTCGTCGCGCGCAGGGTCCTCGGGATCGTGGACGACCACGCGGACGACCGTCTCGACGCGCGCGCGGTCGTGCGGAACGGTGAAGACATAGACGCCGTCCGGCGCGAGGACGCGGCGGATCTCGCGATGCGCGCGCTCGTGCAGCCGCACGTGCTCGAGGACGTCGCTCGTCACGACGATGTCGAACGCGCCGTCGGCGAAGGTGAGGCGCTGGAGGTCCTGGTTGCTGCGGCCGTCGCCGAGCGAGGCGCCGAGTGGCTCGCTCGCGCGCAGCGTCGACGTGTGGACGTGGATCCAGTCGCAGGCCGCGAGGTAGTCGGGGATGGGATACGCGTTCCGCTCGTAGTGGAAGGGGAGCTGCGTGTCGTAGACACGCAGCCGACGGGTCGAGCGGCGCTGGGCGAGCTCGGCGAGGCTCGACGCTTCGACGCCGGTGAGGTCGCGGATCGCCCGCAGGAGGCCGCGCGCGATCGAGCGGTAGCGACTCGTCGTCAGGCAGTCCCCGCACGTGAGCGACTCGCGGTAGAGCGCGGGGTCGGTGAAGTAGAACGCGGTCGCGTGGCCGCAGACGTTGCAGACGCCGCGGCGCAGGTCGTACCCGACGAAGCGTTCCGCGTGTGCCGGAATGCGCGATTCGGCTGTGCGGCGGACGGTCGTTCGGCCCATCCGCAGAAGGTCGACGAGGCCGTGGCCGAGTGCCGCGTCGGTCGGCTCCGCGGGGCCGTCGCCGTCGCTGTCCCTCGCCGTGCCCGGCGCGGCGGCCAGGTGGACCACGTCCGGCCGGCGCGACGAGATCTCATGTGCGGTCCGCGGCGTGGCGCAGACGACGAGCTCGGCTTCGCGCAGCATGCGGTCGTGGTTGCGCTGCAGTGTGTCGGGGTCGATCGGGAAGGTCGCCGGGTCGTCGGTCGCGTCGTAGAGGATCGTGCCGCCGAGCCAACGGAAGGCGGCGAGCGCGTTGTACGCGAAGGTCCATATGACCGGCGCGTGCAAGCGTTCCAGCGTGCCGCGCGGGCCGTGGTAGCGCCAGAGATTCGGCGCGATCCGGTGGAAGCCGACCTGCTCCTCGTGTTCGCGCCCCCAGCCGCCGTCCTGGAGCACGAGCATCCCGTGGGCGGCGAGCACCGCGGCGATCCGGTCGACCCGACGGGCGTGCCCGGCGACCTCGCGCATGGTGGGCGGGAACACGACGACCTCGTGGGATGGTACGCCCGCGTCGTCGACGATCCGGCGCAGGCGATCGGTGAGCCGCGCGACGGCCGGGGCGGCGGAGTCGTCCTGGTGCGGGGTCCACGGCCCCCACTTCTCCTCGAAGGCGCGCCGATTGCGCTCGAAGACCTCGCGATAGCGGGCGTCCTCGAGGCGCTTGAACGACGCTCCGCCGACGTGATGCACGAACGCGTCCATCGCGACCACGACCCGATAGCCCCGCTGGTGCGCGCGGCGCGCGTAGTCGTCGTCCTCGAACATGCCGATCTGGAAGCGCTCGTCGAGCGCCCCGATCTCGTCGAACGCGGTGCGGCGCATGGCCAGACAGAACATCGCGAGCATCATCATGCCGCGCAGGCGGTCGGCGTGCTCGCGCGTGAAGCGCGCGGCCCACGCGGGCATGTCGACGAGCGAGCCGTAGTCGACGGGTACCTTGGCCTCGTTACCGATCTCGTTCGTGACCGGCCCGATGAGGCCGACGTCCGGCATGGCGTGCAGGTGGCGGATCAACGTCGAGAGCCAGCCGCGCGTCACGACGGTGTCGTTGTTGAGGAGAACGAGGTACGCACCGGTGGCGCGCGCGAGCCCCTGGTTGCAGGCCGCCGCGAACCCGACGTTCCGGTCGTTGGCGATCAGGACGAGGTCCGCGCGCTCCGTAGCGAGCTCTTCCAGGTAGCGGCGCGTGCCGTCGGTCGACGCGTTGTCGACGACGATCACCTCGTGGTTCGGCCACTCGGTGCGTGCGAACAGGTGCTCGAGGCAGGCGCGGTTCAGCGCGAGGTTGTCGTAGGTGACGATCACCGTCGACGCCTTCGGGAAGAGGCCAGGGATCCGCGCGGCGAGCTCGTCGTATCGCGCGTGCCACGTGTTCGCGGCCGCGAAGGCGCGCCGTGCGTCGGCGCGCGTCGCGTCGGCCGGATCGAGGGATGCGAGGATCTGACGCTCGAACTCCTCCGGGGTGTCGGCGAGCCGCACGAGGTCGCCGAGCAGTCGCATCTCCGGCAGCGACACCGAGACGATCGGCTTCCCGGATGCCAGGATCTCGTAGGCCTTCACCGGATTGGTCGCTTCGGTGAGTGGCGTACGCTTGAACGGAACCAGCGTGACGTCGAACGTCGCGAGCCAGGACGGCAGATCGGCATAGGGCTGCTCACCCGGGAGTCGCACGTTCGGCAGCATCGCGAGACGCGAGACGTCGCCGAGATACGTCGAGCCGACGAGCACGAAGTCCCAGTCCGGTCGGCGCTCCGCCAGGTCCGCCACCAGGTCGGCGTCGAACCAATCGGCGATCGCACCGTAGAATCCGATGACCGGCCGTCCCCTGTGCGCGGGGCGCGTGCCGGTGGCCGCGAAGTGCTCGAAGTCGCAGGCGTTACGGAGGAGGAGGACCTGGTCGCGATGACGCCGAGCGCGCTCCGCGAGCACCGGCGACGACACGGTCACGAGGTCGGCTCGGGCGAAGAGCGCGTGCTCGTCGGAAACCGCCGCGCCGGTCCACGTCGAGAAACCCGCGTGGTCGTCCATGCAGTCGTAGAGGATCGGCCACGCGAAGCGCTCGCGAGCGAGGGCGGCGAGCGGCCACCAGAACGGCAGCTCGACGACGGCGAGCGTGGCGCCGAGGTCCCAGTCGACGCGGAGCCGATTCAACGACGCGAAGATCTCGTCCCGCGCGAGCCCGTCGAGCGCCTCGCTCCACACGTTGCGCTCCGGCCCGGCGAGCGTCACGTGGTGGACGTTCGGCGCCTTCACGGTCACGACGGGCGCCTCTCCGGGAGGTCCGAAGCGCGGCTCGACGTAGAACACGCGATGGCCCGCAGCGGCGAAGCGCGTCATCAGCTGCTGCGGACGCTGGAAGCGGAAGTCCCAGTCGATGATCGGGAAGCAGACGACGTCGTAGGTGCCCGGCGGCACCACGACCGGGGTGGGCTCGACGGCGGCCTCCCGCTCGTCACCGCTCGGCCCACCGAGGAGCCCGAGTCGGCGCGAGGCCGGGAAGAGGTAGTGGTGCTTGAGCACGCCGTAGGCGTGCAGCAGGCGCCAGCCGCGGCTCCGCTTGATGGCGGCGACCTCGGCTTCGGCCGACTCCGCGCGGCGTCGGAGGACGTCGACGTCGCGGCTTCGTTGCGTCGCGGCGTCGGAGCGCGGCGCGATCATCTCGACGTCGCGTCCGAGGAACGTGGCGAGCGTGCGCCACGACTCCTCGCGCTGCTCGAGGCGCGAGCGCAAGCGCTGCGAGACGTGCTCGAGGGCGGTATCATGCCGGTGCTCCCGGGTTGCGCACGGGCGATGCGGAGCGGCGAGCAGAGCCTCGTAGTCGGCGTCGAGCACCGTGCGCGCGACGGCGGTCCGCGATGCGAGGAGCGCGGCGAACCCCGCTCTGCCGTCGACCACGCGCTCGATTGCCCGCGTGACGGTCTCCTCGGTGCACGCGTCACCGTCGAGCACGAGATCGGAGCCGAGGAGCTGCGCATGGCTGCGGAGCGCGGGGTTCGAGCCGATCGCTACCGCGGGGGTGCCGCCGACCGCGGCCAAGACGAGGGCGTGCACGCTCGTCGTGAGCACGACGTCGCACGAGCCGAGCACGGTTGCCGTCGCGGCGGGTTCGTTCAGGTTGACGACGACGACGTTCGCGACGGCGAGGGCGATCGCGGCGGCGTCGACCGACCGCGGCACGAGCACCTCGAGTGCACGGCGGGTCGCGAGGCTGCTGACGGCGGCGCCGACGACGCGGAGCCGTTGCGCGTCGTCCGACGGCGAGGGCACGAGGCCGAGGCGGAGGGGGCGCCGCCGCGGCGGCGGGACGAGCGCGACCTCGGGAACGACGGCGAATGCGGGATCGGCCGTGACGGTGATCGCGCCTGTGAATCCGGTACTGCGAAGCGCCGCGGCGCTGGCGCCGTCGCGGACGGAGACGTGCGTGGCGAGCGAAGCCAGGACACCGGCGAGCGACTCGCCCGGCGCGGACGGCGGCGCGAGCCCGACGGCGAAGAGCGCTGTCGGTACGCCCGACGCCACGGCGCGAAGCAGCGCCTGCGTGACGCGTGTCTCGGGTGTGGACGCGCGGAAGAGGTCCGCGACATCGCCGGCCGCGGTCCACGGCGTTCCGATGGCGGCGACGAGGTCGGCGCGGGCGATCGCCGCCCGAACGCCGGCGTCGTCGCCCGCGTCGACGATGTCCGCGCCGAGATCGTGAAATGGCGCCGACGCGAAGGCGCAGAGCGACACCGAGACTTCGCCTGAGCGCTCACGGAGCGCGCGGGCGACGAGGTGTGCCGTTGCGTCCTCGTCGGCGTCACCGATGCCGAATCGGCCGAAGAGTACGATGTGCATGGCTCGAAGCACGCGATGACGAGTCCGTCGCGCGCGTCCCGTCTATCGGGTGCGCGTGTGGGACGTCAACGTTCCGGGATGCGTGTGCTGCTCCGGGATGCGTGTGCTGGGATGCGTGCGTGCGGGGAGTGCGGGCCGCCGCGGCCGGGTCGCGCGCGCCGCGTCCCTGGGATAGAAGCCCCGCTCTTGCCTGGGGAACGCGCGACATGACGGGGGACGGTCGGCGCCGCGTGCTCATCGTGCCGCCTGGGCCCGAGGGCGGCGTCGGGGACGCTGCGGTCGTCCAGATGCTCGCAAGCGCGGTCCGTGACGCCGGTGTGTCGGACGTCGGGGTGCTCACCTACGCGGCCGACGAGGATTGGGGGCTCGGGGCTCTTCCGCGGCCTCCGGACTTCGTCGTCGCCCCCTCGTGGCCGTTCGATCGCGCGCGCTGGTCGACGGCGACGATCCAGGAGGCGTTTCGTGAGTACGACGACGTGCTCGTCGCGGGCAATGACTGCATCGACGGCGGCTACTCGAACGAGGGGAGCCTCGCGCTCCTCGATTGCGCCCGTTTCGCGTACGAGCACGGTGCCCGCGTCTCGCTGGTGAACTGCAGCTTCAATCAGCATCCGACGGCGCCCGTGGTGGCCGGACTCCGAGCACTGCCGCCATCCATCCGCATCTGGCTGCGCGACGCGATCTCGGCGCGGTCCTTCCGGGCGGCCACGTCGCGCCCGGCGTTCCTCGGCGCCGAGATCGCCTTCCTCGTCGAGCCGAGCGCCGCCGACGACTCCGTGCCGCTCGCGTGGGTCCGGAGGCACGCGGCGGCGGGGGACCATGTCGTCGCGCTCGTCCCGAATCCGATGGTCGGGACCGCCGACCCGCTGGGCGCGCCGCAGCGCGATCCCGGTCCGTACGTCGCCATCATCGAGCGGCTGCTGCGTGCTGCCGGCCGCGCGACCCGGGTCCTCGTGATCCCGAACGACGCACGTCCGGGCGTCGGCGATCTCGAGCTCGCCGCCGCGATCGCGTCGGCGCTCTCGGCCGCGTGGCGTGACGCTGTGCTGGTCTCGCCGCGGCCGCTGCCCGCCCGGGTGCTCACCGAGACGCTGGGGCACGTCGCCCTCCTGATCGGCGCGCGCTTCCATGCGCTCGTCATGGCGCTGATCGCGGGCACGCCGGTCGTCGCCCTCGAGTACCAGGACAAGATGCGCGGCGTACTGCGCGAGTGCGGGCTCGAGGCCCTCTGGGTGCCCTGCGAGCGCGGGCTCGACGTGGAGCGCGTCGTCGCGCGCGCCGACGCGACCCTCGCGCAGGCCGCGGCGCTCCGTGCGGGGATCGCCCGCGCAGTCCCCGCGATGCGCCGCCGCGCGCGGGCGATGATCGCCGACGTCCTCGCCGGGAGCGGGGCACCCTTTTCATCTCCCCTCCACGAGATCGCGTCGATGGTGATAGAGATCCCGCGGTCATGATCGCCGTCGCCCGCGACGCGAAGTTCCATATCGGCCAAGTCGTACGGCACCGGATCTATCCGTTCCGTGGCGTGATCTTCGACGTCGATCCGGAGTTCGCCAATACGGAGGAATGGTGGCTGGCGATTCCCGAGGACGTCCGCCCCCGGAAAGACCAGCCATACTATCATCTCCTCGCCGAGAACGCGGAGACGACGTACGTCGCGTACGTTTCCGAGCAGAACCTGCTCCCGGACGAGACCGGCCGCCCGGTGCGCCATCCGCAGGTGGCAGAGCTCTTCGGGGAGCTCCGTGACGGCGTCTATCGGCGCAAGGCGACGCACGGCACGCATTGAGCGGCGGCGGACGGGCGCAGGCGCGCGCCGCCGTGCCGGCGCGCGCGCCGTGGGTGCAGACGACAACCATCGGCCGGGCATGCGTCCGGTCAGTCGCGGTCGATGCGATACCCGCGAAGCTGCGGAATCCGCCACGCCACGACCCCGAGGACCAGGAGCGACGCCACCCCGCCGCTCACCACCGCGAAGGTCGCGCTCGTGGCCGCGGCGACGAACCCGGATTCCGCCGCGCCGAGCTGGTTCGATGCGCCGATGAAGAGGAGGTTCACCGCGCTTACGCGGCCGCGGAGCTCGTCGGGGGTCGAGAGCTGGATCGCCGTGCTCCGCATCACGACGCTCACCTGATCGGCGACGCCGACCAGCACGTAGGCGGCGAGCGAGAGCGGGAACGAGCGCGAGAAGCCGAAGACGATGGTGGCGACGCCGTAGACGCCGACGGCGATCAGCAGCGCGCGCCCGGCGTGGCGGATCGGCGGCCGCGCGATCAGGACCAGCGAGGTGAGGAGCGCGCCCATCTCGAGCGCCGACGACAGGAGCCCGTAGCCGCGCGGCCCGACGTGCAGGATCTCGGTCGCGTAGATCGGCAGGAGCGCGGTCGCGCCGCCGAAGATCACCGCGAACATGTCGAGCGTCATGCAACCGAGGATCACCGGACGGCTGCGCACGAAGCGCACCCCTTCGCGAATGACCGCGCGGGTCACGCCGCGCCCGCTCGGCGCCGTGGGCGGTGAGGGCAGGAGCGCGAGCAGGGCGAGCGCGATCGCGATCAGGACGACGTAGGCGCCGTAGGCGGCGCCGATGCCGAGGTCGGCGATCAGGAGGCCGCCGAGCGCGGGTCCGGTCGCGAACGCGAGCGCCTGGTTGGTCGACGCGATCGTCGCGACGCGCGGGAAGGCGATGCGCGGCACCAGGCTCGGGAGGAACGCCATACGCGCCGGGCTGTCGAACGCGGTCGCGATCGCGGCGGCCGCGACGATGCCGTACAGGAGCCCGAGCGTCACCGTGCCGCGCGCCGTTGCGACCACGAGGACGAGGCCGGCCGCGAGCGTGAGGATCTGGGCGGTCATCATGATGCGCC of Deltaproteobacteria bacterium contains these proteins:
- a CDS encoding polysaccharide pyruvyl transferase family protein, encoding MTGDGRRRVLIVPPGPEGGVGDAAVVQMLASAVRDAGVSDVGVLTYAADEDWGLGALPRPPDFVVAPSWPFDRARWSTATIQEAFREYDDVLVAGNDCIDGGYSNEGSLALLDCARFAYEHGARVSLVNCSFNQHPTAPVVAGLRALPPSIRIWLRDAISARSFRAATSRPAFLGAEIAFLVEPSAADDSVPLAWVRRHAAAGDHVVALVPNPMVGTADPLGAPQRDPGPYVAIIERLLRAAGRATRVLVIPNDARPGVGDLELAAAIASALSAAWRDAVLVSPRPLPARVLTETLGHVALLIGARFHALVMALIAGTPVVALEYQDKMRGVLRECGLEALWVPCERGLDVERVVARADATLAQAAALRAGIARAVPAMRRRARAMIADVLAGSGAPFSSPLHEIASMVIEIPRS
- the hspQ gene encoding heat shock protein HspQ; the encoded protein is MIAVARDAKFHIGQVVRHRIYPFRGVIFDVDPEFANTEEWWLAIPEDVRPRKDQPYYHLLAENAETTYVAYVSEQNLLPDETGRPVRHPQVAELFGELRDGVYRRKATHGTH
- a CDS encoding glycosyltransferase, yielding MHIVLFGRFGIGDADEDATAHLVARALRERSGEVSVSLCAFASAPFHDLGADIVDAGDDAGVRAAIARADLVAAIGTPWTAAGDVADLFRASTPETRVTQALLRAVASGVPTALFAVGLAPPSAPGESLAGVLASLATHVSVRDGASAAALRSTGFTGAITVTADPAFAVVPEVALVPPPRRRPLRLGLVPSPSDDAQRLRVVGAAVSSLATRRALEVLVPRSVDAAAIALAVANVVVVNLNEPAATATVLGSCDVVLTTSVHALVLAAVGGTPAVAIGSNPALRSHAQLLGSDLVLDGDACTEETVTRAIERVVDGRAGFAALLASRTAVARTVLDADYEALLAAPHRPCATREHRHDTALEHVSQRLRSRLEQREESWRTLATFLGRDVEMIAPRSDAATQRSRDVDVLRRRAESAEAEVAAIKRSRGWRLLHAYGVLKHHYLFPASRRLGLLGGPSGDEREAAVEPTPVVVPPGTYDVVCFPIIDWDFRFQRPQQLMTRFAAAGHRVFYVEPRFGPPGEAPVVTVKAPNVHHVTLAGPERNVWSEALDGLARDEIFASLNRLRVDWDLGATLAVVELPFWWPLAALARERFAWPILYDCMDDHAGFSTWTGAAVSDEHALFARADLVTVSSPVLAERARRHRDQVLLLRNACDFEHFAATGTRPAHRGRPVIGFYGAIADWFDADLVADLAERRPDWDFVLVGSTYLGDVSRLAMLPNVRLPGEQPYADLPSWLATFDVTLVPFKRTPLTEATNPVKAYEILASGKPIVSVSLPEMRLLGDLVRLADTPEEFERQILASLDPADATRADARRAFAAANTWHARYDELAARIPGLFPKASTVIVTYDNLALNRACLEHLFARTEWPNHEVIVVDNASTDGTRRYLEELATERADLVLIANDRNVGFAAACNQGLARATGAYLVLLNNDTVVTRGWLSTLIRHLHAMPDVGLIGPVTNEIGNEAKVPVDYGSLVDMPAWAARFTREHADRLRGMMMLAMFCLAMRRTAFDEIGALDERFQIGMFEDDDYARRAHQRGYRVVVAMDAFVHHVGGASFKRLEDARYREVFERNRRAFEEKWGPWTPHQDDSAAPAVARLTDRLRRIVDDAGVPSHEVVVFPPTMREVAGHARRVDRIAAVLAAHGMLVLQDGGWGREHEEQVGFHRIAPNLWRYHGPRGTLERLHAPVIWTFAYNALAAFRWLGGTILYDATDDPATFPIDPDTLQRNHDRMLREAELVVCATPRTAHEISSRRPDVVHLAAAPGTARDSDGDGPAEPTDAALGHGLVDLLRMGRTTVRRTAESRIPAHAERFVGYDLRRGVCNVCGHATAFYFTDPALYRESLTCGDCLTTSRYRSIARGLLRAIRDLTGVEASSLAELAQRRSTRRLRVYDTQLPFHYERNAYPIPDYLAACDWIHVHTSTLRASEPLGASLGDGRSNQDLQRLTFADGAFDIVVTSDVLEHVRLHERAHREIRRVLAPDGVYVFTVPHDRARVETVVRVVVHDPEDPARDEFVLEPEYHGDANDEANAALAYRTYGCDLDAALDRLGFRVEYARGDVPEAGILNTELFYCRVVGPADVAAEDLAAHP
- a CDS encoding MFS transporter translates to MRLAEVLTRSVAVYLGSRFCAGTAMMMLRASIAWHVFDLTRSPFHLGLIGLVQFLPAFALTLVAGALADSVDRRRIMMTAQILTLAAGLVLVVATARGTVTLGLLYGIVAAAAIATAFDSPARMAFLPSLVPRIAFPRVATIASTNQALAFATGPALGGLLIADLGIGAAYGAYVVLIAIALALLALLPSPPTAPSGRGVTRAVIREGVRFVRSRPVILGCMTLDMFAVIFGGATALLPIYATEILHVGPRGYGLLSSALEMGALLTSLVLIARPPIRHAGRALLIAVGVYGVATIVFGFSRSFPLSLAAYVLVGVADQVSVVMRSTAIQLSTPDELRGRVSAVNLLFIGASNQLGAAESGFVAAATSATFAVVSGGVASLLVLGVVAWRIPQLRGYRIDRD